tctttcttgtatAATGTACTTAGTTGCCCCCATCTTTGGAAGACTTCTCTGGTAAGTTCCACAGATGATAAAGCTCACTTACCGCAGAGGTATAGACAGGAGTAGGTTCTGCTCCAAGGCCAGATTGGAGAGCTGGGAACACTTCTGCAGGGCTCCAGCTTCAAACAAGCTGACAATGTTGTTGTCCAGAAACAAGTGTTTCAAATCTCGGAGGTCCCGGAAATCCTGCGCGGTAACTTTCCGAATCAGATTATTGCTGATATCCAGCTTTTGTAGCCGGGCTGGTAGTCGGAGGGGCAACGTCTGAAGTTGGTTTTGGGACACCTCAAGGGTTGTTAAATTGGCAAGGAGCTGTGCCCCCTCGATGGAAGAGAGTGAGTTTTCTGACAGGTAAAGGTGGGAAAGATTCTCTAAGTGTTTCATATCTCGAAACCTCACCGCTTTGAGCCggtttctctccatttttaaagAGAGCAAAGATTTGGGGAGGTTAATAGGAATTTTAGTCAGAAAGTTACTACTGAAACTGAGAAATTGCAGAGACTGAAGGGAAGTGAAGAAGCTAGCTGGTATGAGATGTAGCTTGTTATTTTCCATGCTCAGATGTTTCAGATGGGGAAGTGCCAGCGGTCCCTCCACATTCTCGATGTTGTTGGCGTCTAACATCAAGTTTTGCAGACTGACAAGGGAGGAGAGCATGCTGGGAGAGATAGAAGAGATCAGATTGTTTTTCAGTTCaaggatttttaatttcttcagtccTTCAAAATCAGATCCGTGAAGGACATATATTGAATTATCATTTAGTTTTAACACTTCAAGACTGGCTGGGAGAGCACGGGGGACCCGTCTTAACTTATTTTTCCAGAGTTCCAAGGTCTTCAAAGTACTCAGAGTTTTGAAAGTGTCGTTTTCTACTGACTCTGTTCCACTGGCCAGCAGAAGAAAATCTTCTAGAGCTAACATTCGGGTAAAGTTAgagagctattaaaaaaaaaaaaaaagcagggatggggaaaagaggagaaaagcagTAAATtaggattattatttttaaaaaggcatatatGTTTCCATTCAATACTAATGATACTTCAGCTTCTTCCTTCaggatctattttattttattactgctgctgctgctgctaagtcatttcagtcgtgtccgactctgtgcgaccccacagatggcagcccaccaggctccgccgtctctgggattcttcatgttgttgtatagcaaaaccaatacaatattgtaaagcaacttctctcaaattaaaaaaaattttaagtaatgaaactttttttaatttgagggaagttgctttacaacattgtattggttttgctatacaacaacatgaatcagtcataattatatacatatatgttccagtactttggccacctcatgcgaagagttgactcattggaaaagactctgatgctgggagggattgggggcaggaggagaaggggacacagaggatgagatggctggatggcatcactgactcgatggacgtgagtctgaatgaactccgggagttggtgatggacagggaggcctggcgtgctgcgattcttggggtcgcaaagagttggacacgactgagcgactgatctgatctgatatataccccttccctcttgaacctccctccccaccccattccctccctcaaggtcatcacagagcacaggctgGGCTCCATGTGGTTTTAAATTATCTCTTGGAAAAGGATAGAAACTCAGGTCCTGACCATTTTTATTCACACCTGCtagagggacgggggagcctggtgggctgccatctatggggtcgcacagagtcggacacaactgaagcgacttagcagcagcagcagtgtaagaggtctaaaatattttaagcactttCATATACTATTGATAGACATAAAATTGGCCAACTTTTGCTGTGTATTCTTTGACCCAGCAAGTTTACTTCTAGGTAGAAGTGCTTACAAATTGCACAATGATGTGTGCGACAGGATGTTCTTTGTTGCATCATCTTGTAACAGCCAAAAAGGAAACAATCTGGAAATTTCACTAAGCTGTTAACTAGAGTTGCTAACTCTTAGAAGGTAAGGTTATCGGGAATTTTCATTATCTATCTACATTTCACATTGTCTAgatgtttaaaattattaaattacatttaaacaattttaagcattaaaagtaaaaaaaatttaatgtcctAGATACTGCTATCAGTTGGATGGGCCTATTAGAAAGACATTTTCAAGTATATTATAGTTTGGAAAACTAGTCTCCTTGTTCCCACTCCccaatttttgtttcattgatgaaAAAGATTCATGAAGAAACAAATAGGATACACGTGTCTCCATGTCTGTAGAGCAAGGAGTCCATTCATGCATATACCCCAGACCTAATGCAATTCCTCTCCTCGATTTTAGGAATCTGATACACTTTCTCCATGGTTTGCAAGTTTAAGCACCCCTATCTTTCCACATACCCTCCAAACTCCTAGCTTGACATCTACCTCCTTTTTAGGATGGTGtaatttttggtatttgtttctCGAGTAAAATCATGTTTAGGTAAATGAAGAATTGTTCCAGATTTTCCTCAGCTTAATAAATCTTCACAAAATTTTCAACCTGATTTAGAATTCAGTTAAGCTGGAATTTTCAATGCACAATTTTATGTCTTACTGTCTACAGCTTCTAAATGTTGATTTAATTGTGCAGTTGAACCCTTTTGTAATACCAGTATACAGTTAATACCTTCAAAGTGGGTTAATTCTGCAGCACATATTTGTTATATGTGATTATACTATAGGAGGACCTGTGATGTGAATTATGGTATATTTTAAAGCATCTCCTAAAATGGTACACTATTTGAAGAATCTCGtgttaaaaattcaataaacaaatatttttaatcataaaatttttGGCAGCTGCCTTGGCTTATATATTGCTGCTAACATTTgatattttcttaatgattaaTCAGATGCATTAATTAGTCATAGTCCCAAGAATAgtactttttgtttttgaatttgttGAGCATCTACAAGTTCCATGTGCTTTTTTACATGTTATTATTAGTTCTCTTCATAACCCTGCAAGTTTGAATTTCAACAGGGTTTACAGAACTCCAAAGCCCTTTCTTCCTCAACTCATCATTTTCTAATACATTGTCTGCTGCCTGTGGTCTATaattaatgtttttcaaatgagACACAAGATCTGGACACAGATCGTatttttagaaaagcagaaattTTAGAGATTATATAGTACAAATCTTCCATATAAGGGAAGgtttaagctggaatcaagattgccaggagaaatatcaataacctaagatatgcagatgacaccacacttaaggcagaaagtgaagaagaactaaagagcctcttgatgaaagtgaaagaggagagtgaaaaagttagcttaaagctcaacattcagaaaacgaagatcatggcatccagtcccatcacttcatggcaaatagatggggaaacaatggaaacagtgatgggttttattttcttgggctccaaaatcactgcagaaggtgactgcagccatgaaattaaaagacacttgctccttggaaggaaagttatgaccaacctagatagcatattaaaaagtagagacattactttaccaaaaaggtccatctagtcaaagctatggtttttccagtggtcatgtatggatgtaagagttagactataaagaaagctgaatgctgaagaattgatgcttttgaaccgtggtgttggagaagactcttgagattcccttggactgcaagaggaacaaaccagtcaatcctaaagaaaatcagtcctatatattcattggaaggactgatgctgaagctgaaactccaatactttggccacctgatgtgaagaattggctcattggaaaagaccctgatgctgagaaagattgaaggtgagaggagaaggggatgacagaggatgagatggtcatgagtttgggcaagctccgggagttggtggacagggaagcttggtgtgctgcagtccatggggttgcaaagatttggacatgactgagtgactgaactgaactgaactgaagcaatgaggccaaaaaataaaaataaaataaatgacctgTCCAAGATGCAGGGTGTTTAATCTATTCTTCATTCTAAATTGCCTTTTTCTAGGCTTTCTTTCATATTAAGTCACAAATGACTCTACACATTGATTTGCACCTCTGGGACTGTTGATGTCCCgaaaaaaagaccttgatgttgcaAATGCCTCCACTTCTATCTGCTTGATGACAAACCCTAAAAAGACAGCTGACTATGCAGCCAGTCTCAGAGATGACATGAATCTGAATGGACAGTTTCTCTGAGGACAAATTGTGGTGTGGGAGCTTCAATTTGTctccatttttatatataaagtatatagacTAGCCTACATAGTAAATACCAGTCATATTCTTAACTAAATCCAGGGAATAGTCGTTTTATGTTATTAAGCATAGAGAACCTTTTCCCTTTATCAGGTGAATGCAGATTACTTTTGCCAAAgccaaaacaacacccagttgtggatgtgactggtgatggaaataaagtccaatgatgtagagagcaatattgcataggaacctggaatgttaggtccatgaatcaaggcaaattggaagtggtcaaacaggagacagcaagaatgagcattaacattttaggaatcagcgaactaaaatggactggaatgggtgaatttaactcagatgaccattatatctactactatgggcaagaataccttagaataaatggagtagccatcatagtgaacaagagtccaaaatgcagtacttggatacaatctcaaaagtgacaaaatgatctctgtttgtttccaaggtaaatcattcaaaatcacagtaatccatctatgccctgaccagtaatgctgaagaagctgaagttgaacagttctatgaagaccgataagaccttctagagctaacacaaAAAacatgtcctcttcattataggggaatggaatgcaaaagtaggaagtcaagaactacctagagtaacaggaaaatttggccttggagtacaaaacgatgCAGGTCAAAGGCTGACAGAGTATagtaaacaccttcttccaacaacacaagactctacatatggacatcaccagatggtcaatacctaaatcagattggttatattctttgcagccaaagatggagaagctctatacagtcagcaaaatcaagacagagagctgactgtggctcagaatttattgccaaattcagacttaaattgaagcaagtagggaaaaccactagaccattcaggtatgacctaaatcaaaccccttacaattATAAAGTgtaagtgacaaacagattcaacatattagatctgatagacagagtgcctgaagaactgtggatggaggttcatgacaggaggcagtgatcaagaccatccccaagaaaaagaaatgcaaaaggcaaaatggttgtctgaggaggccttaagtatctgagaaaagaaaagaagcaaaaggcaaaggagtaaaggaaagatatacccatttgaatgcagagttccaaagaatagcaaggagggataagaaagccttcctcggtgatcaatgtaaagaaatagaggaaaaaatagaatgggaaagagtagagatctcttcaagaaaattagagataccaagggaacatttcatgcaaagctgagcacattaaaggacagaaatggtatggacctaacagaagcagaagatattaagaagaggtggcaagaatacacagaagaaatgtacaaaaaaagatcttcatgacccagataacaatggtgtgatcactcacctagagccagacatcctagaatgtgaagtcaagtgggccttaggaaacatcacttcaaacaaagctagtggaggtgatggaattccagttgtgctatttcaaatcctaaaagataatgctgtgaaagtgccacactcaatatgccagcaaatgtggaaaactcagcagtggccacaggactggaaaggtcaggtttcattccaatcccaaagaaaggcaatgccaaagaatgctcagactactgcacaattgcactcatctcacactctagcaaagtaatgctcaaaattctccaagccaggtttcaacagtacataaactgtgaacttccagatgttcaagctggatttagaaaaggcagaggaaccagagatcaaattgccaacatccattggaagatcgaaaaagcaagagagttccagaaatacgtCTACTTCTGATttttgactatgacaaagcctctgttgtggatcacaacaaactgtggaaaattcttcaagagatatgaataccagaccacctgacctgcctcctgagtaatttgtatgcaggtcaagaagcaacaattagaattggacatggaacaacagactggttccaaattgggaaaggagtacattaaggctgtatattgtcaccctgcttatttaacttctgtgcagagtacatcatgtaaaatgttgggctggatgaagcacaagctggaatcaagattgctgggagaaatatcaataacttcagatatgcagatgacaccacccttatggcagaaagtgaagaagaactcaagagctgcttggtgaaagtgaaagagaagagtgaaaaagttggcttaaaactcaacattcagaaaacgaagatcatggcttctggtcccatcatttcatggcaagtagatggggaaataatggaaacagtgagagactattttggggggctccacaatcactgcagatggtgattgcagccatgaaattaaaagaagcttgctccttggaagaaaagctatgaccaacttagcatattaaagagcagagacattactttaccaacaaaggtccgtctagtcaaagctatggtttttccagtggtcatgtatggatgtgaaagttggactataaagaaaactgaacaccgaagaattgttgcttttgaactgtggtgttggagaagactcttgagagtcccttgcagagcaaggagatccaacaagtccatcctaaaggaaatcagtcctgaatattcattggaagggctgatgctgaagctgaaactccaatactttggccacctgatgcgaagaactgactcctttaaaaagaccctgatgctgggaaagattgagggcaggaggagaaggggatgacagaggatgagatggttggatggcctcaccgatgcaatggacgtgagtttgagcaagctctgggagttggtgatggacagggaggctcggCGTGCTACAATCccacggtcacaaagagtggaacacgactgagcgactgaactgaactgattattagTTAAAATGGCCtaccattttctaaatatttactatgcttatcttttgtcttttaattgaaggatacttACTTTATacttttgtgttggtttctgccgtacaacaactGAAACAGCCTAAGTATACTTACGTCTCCTCctccttgaacctccctcccaccccgcccgtgtaggttgtcacagagcagcgggctgagctccctgtgtcatccAGCCACTCCCCACTAGCATCTGCTTTGCAtctggtagtgtatatgtgtcagtgcCACTCTCTCACGCTGTAccaccctctctcttcccctgctgtgtccacaagtcctctCTCTACGTCtgctctctgttcctgccctcagataagttcatcggtaccattttgCTAggttctgtatatatgtgttcatatacagtacttgttttctctttctgacttgcttcactctgtataacagccagtaggttcatccatgtcactgGAACTGGCACATACAACGCTTATGTTTACAAAGCTCTGTGTGTAAACATGATTATTCCCTTTTCACTGAGGGAAACTAAAGCTCAAGAAGACAGAACAATTTGTCCAAGTATTTCTTGCTAGGAAGTGGAAAGATTGGGCTTCCAATCCAGGTTTATTACcctaacacatatattttaaaaaattaatctatttattttaattggaggctaattactttacaatattgtggtggtcttcgccatacatcgacatgaatcagccatggatgtataTGTGTCCCCCCATCTTGAaaatcccacctccctccccaccccatctctctgggttgtcccagagcactggctttgagtgccctgcttcatacatcGAACTTGCGCTGGTCatctatttaacatatggtaatacacatgtttcaatgctattctctcaaatcatcctaccctcaccttttcccacagagttcaaaagtctgtcCTTTACATCTGTGTGTTTTTTGatgtctctcatatagggtttttgttaccatcttctttgtaaattccataatGTGTGTCAATagacaatatttgtctttccctttctgacttatttcactctgtataacaggctccagtttcatccacctcattagaactgattcaaatgtgttcttttttatagctgagtaatattccattgtgtacatgtaccacaacttccttatccattcgtctgccaacagacatctaggttgattccatgtcctggctattgtaaacagtgctgcgatgaacattggagtacatgtgtctctttcacttctggtttcctaggtgtgtacacccagcagtgggattgctgggtcataaggcagttctatttacagtttttttaaggaatctccatactgttctccatagtagctgtactagtttgcattcccaccaacagtgtaagagggttcccttttttccacactctctccagcattcattgtttgtagacttttggatcgcagccattctgaccggtgtgagatgggacctcattgtggttttgatttgcatttctctgataatgagtgatgttgagcatcttttcatgtgtttgttagccatctgtatgtcttctttggagaaatgttaacacacatatatttttaactttactgtTTATAACATGAATTTAGCTGAAGTGTATAGAGTTCTGGTGCCACAATGAGAAAGACACCCATTGATTTTCAACTTATCAGTTGAGTTTGCAGAGCtgacaaaggcaaaaaaaaatctgccagacTTGTTTTTTCCATTTCCGTGGGCTGAGCAGGGTTGTGCTCAAGAGATGTGGAAAGAGATGCTTTTGCCCTGGAGCTAACCTTGGGACTGTTGGCCATTTGTCAACATTGGTTAAAAAGCAAGGCAAGTGTGGTTTGGTGTTAACAATTaggcttgggggaaaaaaagaaaaacaggcttAGAAAGCTTAGCTAAGTAAAATTCCTGCCATCACAGTTTTACAGTTTGGTGAACCTAATACTTATGGAGATAGAAGTTACCATATAatatgaaaagttaaagaaaaaaaaagcaagccaaGTAAAATGAAACAGAGCAGAGGGGCCAATTCTGCTGGTCTCTCCATGAAAAGGCtttgtttcagttttcagttcTGGGAAGCTCCCCCTCCAAGCACTAGAGGGTCACAGGACTTCCTTAGGCTCTGTTTAGGTCAAATGCACACAGGAATCCGACACGTTCACAGTGACTGCCTCAGACATATGTGAACCAAGCCAGCAAGGCGTTTTCTAAACTATGTTGGAATTTTTCCTGATCATCGAAGCAACATTTGTTCtctgtaaaaaatttaaaaattctgcaaAGTATGgagagaatataaaaagaattcatAACCTCTCCCTTGTTGATAAACtatatagttctttttaaaaaatatgtatttatttatttgactgcagtACATCTTAATTGGGGGCTTCCCAAATgggatagtggtaaagaatctgcttgccaatgcaggagacccaagagatgtaggttcattccctgggtggggaagatcccctggaggaggaaatggcaacccactccaatattcttgcctggaaaattccatggacagaagagcctggcaggctacaggccatggggtcgcaaatagccAGACACAACTGGGGGGCGGCACTGAGACTGCAGTTGCGGCACCAGGTATCTAGTTCCttcaccaggaatcaaacccaggacccctgcattgggagcacagagtcttacccgctgggccatcagggaagtccctatacatTTCTTACACAAGAAGAATCTGAAGTACCTTCTTCTCTTCCACAAAagatatatgtaaataattattttcattgacTGCCACCAGAAAGACATTtctgtatgcatgctaagttgcttcagtcatgtccaactctttgcaaccttatggactgtaacctgccaggctcctctgtctacagaattctccaggaaagaatgctggagtgggttgccatgccctcctccagggatcttctcatctgaggaattgaacctgcatttcctgtggctcttacattgcaggcaagttctttaccactgagtcactggagaACCCCAAAGACATTTCTATTTGTTCTTTATATGTTAGAGCTAAACCtgcaaaactcttagaagaaaatacaggcatGCATTGTCGTGACCTTGGGTTTGGTAAAAGTTATCTTGGGTATGACACCAGATATGATCCTCTCCAGCAGCACCAGCTGTCCAGGTAtaggagaaacaaaggaaagtggTCACGTTAAATAGAGACTGAGGCTTTGCTGAATAAGTGTTGAGAtaattggtaaagaacctgcctgcaatgcaagagccacaggagatgcagtttcaattcctgggataggaagatccctggaggagggaatggcagcccattccagtattcttgcctggagaattctgtggacagaggatcctggtgagttacagtccatagggtcacaattgTGGGATGCAAAAGGGGAAGGGGTAGGGaaagaagataaataagaaaTGGACTGATATCTGAGAGAATGTGGGTAGATCTAGGATTAGAAGTCTCCATGAGGTAGAATGATAAGCGCAGCATGTGGCAGCTGAATAGAAAGGAGATAATGACAAGAGAGCGCATATGGGAATTCAAGATTTTTGACTAGAAAAATTTCAGGTATAAAGAGGATTATGATATAAACAAGAGAGTAGACAGCTGTGGAGAACTGCAAATGTAGATAGATAATTTTTGTGAGTTCAAGGAAGTGTGGGACTAGGATATTGAACGCTAAAGGCACCCCAAAAGATGCAGAACTTAGGATGGAGAGGAAGACTAGGAGACTTAGGATGAAAGAGACAGGGGCACAGTATAAAACTCACAGAGGAACAAACAGAGTGTTATTGTCTGATGATGTGCACCTCAAAGAAGTATGGATTTTTACAGATAAAAGGATGAATAAAACCCTCTTTTCTTGAGggcagaaactgaatttttaatactttttttatctttttgactgtactgggtggcttgtaggatctttgttgcccaaccagggattaaacctgagccACATCAGTTGAGAGcctagaatcctaaccactaggccactaaGAAACTCCTGGAActgaatttttcatcttttatctcCAGTCTCAACCACAGCATTCACAGACCCAAAGACAATTGAATCATATGAACAAGTAATAGACACATTtaaaattgtggtatatatacacatatatatgtatatataaacatgtatgcatgtttatatatacatgcatgcatgcatacatgtatatgttatgtatgtgtatatatgtacgtgtatgtgtgtgtgtgtgtgtgtgtatatagtttATATTGTTATTAATCTGTAGATCCATTTTAAgtctttttgtttaaaatacaggCACCCAATTCTATAATTCAAACCAGATAAACAGAATAACATTGCATTCACTAAATGCAAGTAAAATATGGTCATTTAAAGCctgaaggatttttaaaagggaaaagaaaagtatTATTGCTCAGAACTTTCTACTTCCTTCACCAAACAGTCCTTTCTTTCTTCAACTTTTCTTCTGCGAACAGTCCTTTCTAGAGATAATTAACTAGGTTAAAGTCAGGGAAGTGGCAATATTGCTATTCAATGAACCTAAACCAATCAATATTGCTGTTCAGTGAACCTAAACCAGTGACAAATGAACTCAATCAGTAAGTGAGTTTGATGAGAGACATAATTTCATTTTACTGACTGCAGAGCAGCAGTGGGGGATCATTACCAGGCTTCGTTGACACTCCACCTCTCAGTATCTCAAGTCCTCAGGACAAATATTTAAGCATTTTGCCCTTTAACCAGGTGTCTTGCTTGAATTCTGAGACCTGACAGGCATTAGGCACTACTGGATTAGAAGAGGAAAGTAAACAGATGACGACTAGGCAGTGGTGCTTATTGAACCTCGAAATAAATACCATGCCACATATTTCAAACTCCCAGGGTTTGTGTGCACCTACATTAAAATTTCTTGACCAAATAAAACAAGGGGACAGGGAGGTGTCTCTGTTTGAAGGAAAAGTACATTCCCTTGCTGAGTCTCTGCATCTGGATCATACACAGGTATTTCCTTATCTTAAGGTTTGGATTGATGAGGGGGAAGCAGTGACCAGAGAGTCATAGAATTTTCCATTTAGAAAATTCCTGGGATCCCCAATCTAATCCAGCCTTCTCATGTCATAAAAGTAACAAATAAggtccagagatttttttttttaactgcttgcCTAAGGTAATTCTATCGCTAGTGAGAAAACTAAAATGAGAACTCTAGTCTCTTGATACCTTTCAAAATACCAAAGGTCAAAAACAAGTTTCTTCATGTTATACAAGTCAGACAGATCTATAGCACTCTTTTCAAGTGCCCTCTGAATAGGAAAGCATGAAAATAAACGCCATAATTAAAAGCACATAgatcaactaaaaataaataaattaaaaaataaaagcacatagaATGAGAATTTCAGTAATGTGGCAAAACAAAAACGTGTATTTCTTCTGTATAAGTTTCCATAAAGATATTAATGCCTGGCTGGTTTGTAGGGTTTGTATGAATAATTCTCACATGCTGTGTTTATCTTGATAGCCTTATAATGTTATAAGTATCATCTGCCTTCTATGGCATAAACAAAAGTATGTTTTTTCGcccaaattctttttaaaatggggaCACGAAGAAACCAATGCTCTCAAACTCTTTTTGTTAAGAATCATTACTTTACTTTAACTCTGCaacaacataattaaaattttaaaaaactaaaacaaaatattattttatta
The sequence above is a segment of the Bos mutus isolate GX-2022 chromosome 9, NWIPB_WYAK_1.1, whole genome shotgun sequence genome. Coding sequences within it:
- the LOC102267798 gene encoding nephrocan-like, giving the protein MCLLYAFLALLSLCYGLDPHCPGRCSCDSEQSVQCYRLTEVPSGIPSTTKKLYISHSKIQHLQLSNFTRMLALEDFLLLASGTESVENDTFKTLSTLKTLELWKNKLRRVPRALPASLEVLKLNDNSIYVLHGSDFEGLKKLKILELKNNLISSISPSMLSSLVSLQNLMLDANNIENVEGPLALPHLKHLSMENNKLHLIPASFFTSLQSLQFLSFSSNFLTKIPINLPKSLLSLKMERNRLKAVRFRDMKHLENLSHLYLSENSLSSIEGAQLLANLTTLEVSQNQLQTLPLRLPARLQKLDISNNLIRKVTAQDFRDLRDLKHLFLDNNIVSLFEAGALQKCSQLSNLALEQNLLLSIPLRLPGTLARLDLKGNAIQDIAEREVKDLKQLQVLNLRNNRLSALDLKALEVLPRLRHLYLDGNPWNCTCSLLRAREVLKAKGTDVRGGQCVAPAERQGESWMSSKKIMKQCEHHLHLTEKSKETKKKPKLEEHASIRINVDDDYYDYEID